From the genome of Longispora fulva:
TCCGGTCGGAGAGTGCCAGGACGACGACGTGCGGCTGCGCGGGCATGACGCGAATCTAGCGCACCCTGTCGTTTGCGGCACTCCCTGTCGGGTTCCGGGGCCGGCAGACTGGTGATCATGCGCAGCGAACCGACGCCGGGACAGGCGATCACCGTGTACGGGGCCTACGGGCACACAGGCAAGTTCGTCGCCGCGGAGCTGCGGCGGCGCGGGTGGACCCCGATCCACTCGGGGCGGGACGCCGCCAAACTGGCGGCCGCGGCCCGGGGCGGGGAGGTCCGCCCGGCGTCGGTGGAGGATCCCGACGCGCTCGACCGCGCGCTCGCCGGTGCCGTGGCGGTCATCAACTGCGCCGGCCCGTTCGCCGAGACCACGCCGCCGCTGATCGACGCGGCGCGCCGCGCGGGCATCCCCTACCTGGACGTCACCGGGGAGGCCCTCGTCGCGATCAGCACGTTCGAGCGCTACGCGGACGGCGACCGCAGCATCGTGATCGCGCCGACGATGGCCTTCTTCGGGGCACTGGGCGACCTCCTGGCCACCGCCGCCGCGCGGGACTGGGACGCGGTGGACGAGGTGTCGGTCGCGGTAGCCCTCGACAGCTGGAAGCCGACCCTGGGCAGCACGAAGGCGGGGGAGCGCAGGGCCGGCCGGCGGGTCGTGTACCGGGACGGCGGTTTCACGGTCCTCCCGGGCGACAACCCGCCACCGACGGGCACCTGGGAGTTCCCCGCGCCCTTCGGCACCCAGGAGGTGGTGGGCGAGGTGTCCGCCACGGACATCGTGACCATCCCGCGCCATCTACGCACCCCGGTCGTGCACGCTTACCTGAACACGCGTCCGCTCGCCGACCTCCGCGATCCGGAGACCACCGGGCCCGAGGCGGTCGACGACCGTGGACGGTCCGCGCAGCGGTTCCTCGTCGAGGTGGTGGTCCGCAGGGGGAACGAGGAGCGCCGGGTGTCGGCCCACGGGCAGGACATCTACTGGTTCACGGCCCCGATCGTGGTCGAGGCCGCCGAGCGTGTCCTCGACGGCCGGGCGAAGGTCACCGGCGTCGCGACGGCCGGCGAGCTGTTCGACGCCCGCGACTTCCTGGAGTCGCTCCCGTTCGACCAGCTGTCCCTCTGAGGAGACGCGGGGGTCCCGCCGAGACGGGGCCCCCGCGCGAACTCAGCCGAGCGACGTCCCGAACGTGTTGCACTGCTTCGGGTCCCCGGTCTCGAAGCCCCGGCCGAACCACTGCTGCCGCTGCACGCTCGACCCGTGCGTCCACGAGTCCTTGTTGATGCTGCCGGTGGCCTTCTTCTGGATCGCGTCGTCCCCGACGGCCGCCGCCGCGGTCAGCGCCTCGTTGATGTCCTGCTGGGTGATCGACGTGAAGATGGCGTTGCCGGACTTGTCGGTGGTCGCGGTGGCGGCCTTGGCCCACACGCCCGCGTAGCAGTCGGCCTGCAGCTCGAGCATCACCGAGTACTGGTTGGCGTTCCCGGGGTCGCGCTGCTGGGCCCGGCGCATCTGCGCCTCGGTGCCCAACAGGTTCTGCACATGGTGCCCGTACTCGTGCGCCAGCACGTACGCCTGCGCGAACTGCCCCGGCGCCCCGAACCGCTTCGCCAGCTCGTCGTAGAAGCTCAGGTCGATGTACACCTTCTTGTCGCCCGGGCAGTAGAACGGCCCGACGCCCGAGGTGGCGTTCCCGCAGGCGGTGTTGACCGAGCCGGAGAAGAACTGGGTGGGCGCGAGCTGGTACGCCCGACCGAAGTTGGTCTGGAGCCCGGAGCGCCAGTAGTTCTGGATCGAGTTCACGAAGAGGGTGTTGCGGCACTTGACGTCCTTGAACCGGTCGGGGTTCGTGACGGCGCACTTCGACTGCAGGTCGGAGTTGTCGACGTTCTGCGAGGTGGTGCCGCCGTCATTGAGCAGCCCGCCCATCCCGCCGAGGTTGCCGCCGACGCCGAGGAAGCCGAGCAGGCACAGGATCAGCAGCCCGACGATCCCGCCGCCGAACAGCCCGCCCCTGCCGCCGAGCACCGACCCGAGCCCGCCGCCACCCCCGCCACCGGAGTCGGCCCCCGGAAAGGACATCCCGCCCGGGAACGGAGAGCCGCCGCCGGAGGACCCCGACGCGTCCTCGACCTGTGACGTGTCGATCTCGGCCTTCTCGTTGAATTCCACGCGCACAGATTAACGGTCAGTTCGTCCCCCGTGGCACACGTGACGCAAAACCCATTTTGATCATGAATGTGGCCCCGGTAGACTCGGCACGTGCCTCTTCTCCTCGACTGACCCCGACGGTGCCCGTTCCCGTCCTTGTCACCCCCTTTTGTTCCGAGAGTGAGCACGTCAACCATGATTTCCGTCAGCGGCCTCGAGCTGCGCGCCGGTGCCCGCATCTTGCTGTCCGACACCACCCTGCGCGTCCAGCCCGGCGACCGGATCGGCCTCGTCGGCCGCAACGGCGCGGGCAAGACCACCACCCTGAAGGTCCTGGCCGGCGAGGGAACGCCGTACACGGGCCAGATCGAGACCAAGGGCCCGATCGGATACCTGCCGCAGGACCCCCGCACCGGCGACCCCGAGCAGCGGGCCAGCGACCGGGTGCTGTCCGCGCGCGGGCTCGACGTCATCATGGCCGAGATGAAGGCCGTCGAGGCCCAGCTCGCCACGGACCACAGCGACAAACTGGTCCGCAAGTACGGCGGGCTGGAGGACCGGTTCGCAGCCCTCGGGGGCTACGCGGCCGAGGCCGAGGCCGCCCGGATCTGTTCCAACCTGGGCCTGCCCGACCGGGTGCTCGCCCAGAACCTGGGCACCCTCTCCGGTGGTCAGCGCCGCCGGATCGAGCTGGCGCGGATCCTGTTCTCCGACGGCGCGGAGGGCGGCATCCTGCTGCTCGACGAGCCGACGAACCACCTCGACGCCGACTCGATCACCTGGCTGCGCGGCTACCTCGCCGGGCACAAGAGCGGGCTGATCGTGATCAGTCACGACGCCTCGCTGCTCGACGCCGTGGTCAACAAGGTGTGGTATCTGGACGCGAACCGCTCGATGGTCGACCAGTACAGCCTGGGGTGGAAGGCCTATCTCACCCAGCGCGAGTCCGACGAGCGCCGCCGCAAGCGCGAGCGGGCCAACGCGGAGAAGAAGGCCGGCGCGCTGTTCGCGCAGGCGGACAAGATGCGGGCCAAGGCCACCAAGACCGTGGCCGCGCAGAACATGGCCAAGCGCGCCGAGAAGATGATCAGCGGGCTGGAGGAGGTCCGGGCCAGCGACAGGGTCGCCAAGGTCCGGTTCCCGGCCCCGGTGCCGTGCGGCAAGACCCCGCTGACGGCGTCCGGGCTGAGCAAGTCCTACGGCTCGTTGGAGATCTTCACCGACGTGGACGTGGCCGTCGACCGGGGCTCCCGGGTCGCGATCATCGGCCTGAACGGCGCGGGCAAGACGACCCTGCTGCGGATGCTCGGCGGCGTGGTCGAGTCCGACACCGGCGAGGTGGTCGCCGGGCACGGCCTGCGGATCGGCTACTACGCCCAGGAGCACGAGACCCTGGACGTGGACCGCACGGTTCTCGACCACATGCGCTCGGCGTCCTCGGCGATCGGCCCGCACGGCACCGGCCAGACCGACACGGAGCTGCGCAAGATCCTCGGCGCGTTCCTGTTCACCGGCGACGACGTGGACAAGCCGGCCGGCGTGCTCTCCGGCGGCGAGAAGACCCGGCTCGCCCTGGCGGGCCTGGTCTGCTCCGGCGCGAACGTGCTGCTCCTCGACGAGCCGACGAACAACCTGGACCCGGCGAGCCGCGAGCAGGTGCTCGACGCGATCGCCAACTACCCGGGTGCGATCGTGCTGGTCACGCACGACCCGGGTGCCGTGCTCGCCCTCAAGCCGGACCGGGCGATCCTGCTGCCCGACGGCGTCGAGGACGCCTGGTCCGACGACCTGCTGGAGCTCATCGAGCTGGCGTAGCCGCGCGGAGCGTGGCTGGGCCCACTTTTTCAGGGCCTAGAGCTACAAGCAAGAAGAGCGCCTTCATCTGGTACCGGATGAAGGCGCTCTTTTGTCTCACCTGGGGTCGCGGCTGGCTCACCAGGGGGTCGCGACGACCGCCTCGATCACCATCGCCGTGAGAGCCCCTGCGGTGACCAGGAGTAGTGGGGGGTGTACAGGTGGCCCCCCCTGGCGTTCCGGGGCCGTGGCGGCCACCAGGAGCCACGGGAAGAACGGCAGCCACGCGTGCTCCACCCCGCCGCGCGCGAACCCGGCGAGCACGGAGAACAGGATGGATCGCCACCAGAGCCCCGACCAGGAACGGCCAGCCCGGCGTGTTCCGCAGCTTGCGCACGCTGGCCATCAGCGCCGGACCGGCAGCGATCAGGAGCGCGACCAGGCTGATCCCGCTCCACCACAGCGCCGAGCGGTGCGGCTCGATCCGGGCAGCGAAGTCCGCCTGCGCGGTGAGCAGCCCGTCGAACCAGTTGAACCCGGCCCAGGTGGCCAGGAGCACCGGGATCAGCGCGCCCAGCCCGCTGGCCAGGTGCAGCAGGGGGCGGCGGCGGGCGAAGTACAGGCAGACGACGGACAGCCCCAGCCACGGCACCGAGTACGAGAACAGCGCCGCAACGCCCAGCACCAGCCCCGCCGACAGGGTCAGCCCCGCGGCCTTCCACCCGGTCCGGACGTGTTTGCTGCCGCGCTCGCCGAGCATCACCCCGGTCGCGCCGAGCAGTGCCACGATCCCGTCCAGGCTGACCGCCGTCCAGATCGCGTACGGGGCCAGGACCAGCACCGGCACGAACGCCCGCGCGGCGGCGTCCCCGCACGAGCCGCGCACGGCGACCAGCACGACGGGCACCGTCAGCAGGCCGACGGCCGTCAGGAGCGTGCCGATCACCAGGTCGGGCAGGCCGGCCTCGCGCAGCCAGCCGAGCAGCAGCAGCGGGCCGGGCGGGTGTCCGACGCCGGTGGAGTCGTCGGAGAACGTCAGGGCGCGGGTAAGGCCGCCCGGGCCGTCGACGAGTGCCAGGCCGACCGCCCAGGCGAGCCCGGCGACGTAACCGAACCCGAGCACGTGTCCCCACCGCAGTCCGTCGAGCAGTCCGCGGGCGGAGGCGAGCAGCACGGCCACCGCGACGGCTGGTGCGAGAAGCGTCCCGGGGCCGAGGTGGAAGCGGTAATGTCCCAGGAAGGGGGCACTTGCGGTGCCCAGATGTGCCCCTCCGTGCACGGCCAACCACGTGAGCGTGAGCCCGACGCCGGCGAGCGTCAACCAGGTCACCAGTTCACGCCGTTCGATCCGGGTCGGTTGTGTCGTCACGGAGCAAGAGGCTATCGGGTACCCGACACGAGCGCGCGTGTTGGTTGGCTTCCGGGGCATATCTGGCGCATGATCTTTGGAAACGATCTCATGGGTGGGATCGGCAACCGCTCACAGCGAGACGTGAGGGATAGATGATGGTAGCCACCGGCACCAGCACCACCACCGAGAAGGGGCGCCGGATCATCGGGGCCGAGCGTCAGACCCTGGCCAAGGACCTCGTCGAGCGGTATGCCGCCGGCGAGAGCATCCGGGCCCTGGCCACCTCGACCGGACGCTCGTACGGCTTCGTGCACCGGGTGCTCTCGGAGTCCGAGGTCCAGCTTCGGCAGCGAGGCGGCGCACGGCGTCGTAAGAAGGCGTGACCTGCCTGGACAGGGGGCGTCGGTGACGGCACCGGCGCCTCACACCTCCGAGGTGTCCCCGACGGGGGTGCGGCT
Proteins encoded in this window:
- the ypfJ gene encoding KPN_02809 family neutral zinc metallopeptidase codes for the protein MEFNEKAEIDTSQVEDASGSSGGGSPFPGGMSFPGADSGGGGGGGLGSVLGGRGGLFGGGIVGLLILCLLGFLGVGGNLGGMGGLLNDGGTTSQNVDNSDLQSKCAVTNPDRFKDVKCRNTLFVNSIQNYWRSGLQTNFGRAYQLAPTQFFSGSVNTACGNATSGVGPFYCPGDKKVYIDLSFYDELAKRFGAPGQFAQAYVLAHEYGHHVQNLLGTEAQMRRAQQRDPGNANQYSVMLELQADCYAGVWAKAATATTDKSGNAIFTSITQQDINEALTAAAAVGDDAIQKKATGSINKDSWTHGSSVQRQQWFGRGFETGDPKQCNTFGTSLG
- a CDS encoding NAD(P)H-binding protein gives rise to the protein MRSEPTPGQAITVYGAYGHTGKFVAAELRRRGWTPIHSGRDAAKLAAAARGGEVRPASVEDPDALDRALAGAVAVINCAGPFAETTPPLIDAARRAGIPYLDVTGEALVAISTFERYADGDRSIVIAPTMAFFGALGDLLATAAARDWDAVDEVSVAVALDSWKPTLGSTKAGERRAGRRVVYRDGGFTVLPGDNPPPTGTWEFPAPFGTQEVVGEVSATDIVTIPRHLRTPVVHAYLNTRPLADLRDPETTGPEAVDDRGRSAQRFLVEVVVRRGNEERRVSAHGQDIYWFTAPIVVEAAERVLDGRAKVTGVATAGELFDARDFLESLPFDQLSL
- a CDS encoding ABC-F family ATP-binding cassette domain-containing protein — translated: MISVSGLELRAGARILLSDTTLRVQPGDRIGLVGRNGAGKTTTLKVLAGEGTPYTGQIETKGPIGYLPQDPRTGDPEQRASDRVLSARGLDVIMAEMKAVEAQLATDHSDKLVRKYGGLEDRFAALGGYAAEAEAARICSNLGLPDRVLAQNLGTLSGGQRRRIELARILFSDGAEGGILLLDEPTNHLDADSITWLRGYLAGHKSGLIVISHDASLLDAVVNKVWYLDANRSMVDQYSLGWKAYLTQRESDERRRKRERANAEKKAGALFAQADKMRAKATKTVAAQNMAKRAEKMISGLEEVRASDRVAKVRFPAPVPCGKTPLTASGLSKSYGSLEIFTDVDVAVDRGSRVAIIGLNGAGKTTLLRMLGGVVESDTGEVVAGHGLRIGYYAQEHETLDVDRTVLDHMRSASSAIGPHGTGQTDTELRKILGAFLFTGDDVDKPAGVLSGGEKTRLALAGLVCSGANVLLLDEPTNNLDPASREQVLDAIANYPGAIVLVTHDPGAVLALKPDRAILLPDGVEDAWSDDLLELIELA
- a CDS encoding helix-turn-helix domain-containing protein, with the protein product MVATGTSTTTEKGRRIIGAERQTLAKDLVERYAAGESIRALATSTGRSYGFVHRVLSESEVQLRQRGGARRRKKA